Proteins encoded within one genomic window of Marinobacter halotolerans:
- a CDS encoding 1,2-dihydroxy-3-keto-5-methylthiopentene dioxygenase, giving the protein MTTLSIFDQNAPETPRVVTEDAGKISNLLAEHGIRFERWPTRDLPADASQDDILEAYSGEIQALKDECGFQAADVISLNPDNPQKDAFRQKFIDEHVHSEDEIRFFVRGQGLFYLHLGNQVYAVMCQKNDLISVPHGTRHWFDMGPEPQFTCIRLFTNPEGWVADFTGEDIASQLPRYEALEQATA; this is encoded by the coding sequence ATGACAACTTTAAGCATCTTTGATCAAAACGCACCAGAAACCCCGCGTGTGGTGACCGAAGACGCGGGCAAAATTTCTAACCTGCTGGCGGAGCACGGCATTCGTTTTGAACGCTGGCCCACCCGTGACTTGCCGGCGGATGCGTCCCAGGACGACATTTTGGAGGCCTATTCCGGGGAGATTCAGGCGCTGAAGGACGAATGCGGCTTCCAGGCGGCGGACGTCATCAGCCTGAACCCGGACAACCCCCAGAAAGACGCTTTCCGGCAGAAATTTATAGACGAACACGTCCATAGCGAGGACGAGATCCGCTTTTTCGTTCGCGGCCAGGGTCTGTTTTATCTGCACCTGGGCAATCAGGTTTACGCTGTGATGTGCCAGAAGAACGACCTGATCAGTGTGCCCCACGGAACCAGGCACTGGTTCGATATGGGCCCGGAGCCACAGTTCACCTGCATCCGTCTGTTTACCAACCCGGAAGGCTGGGTTGCTGATTTTACGGGCGAAGACATTGCCAGCCAGTTGCCCCGTTACGAGGCGCTGGAGCAGGCGACAGCATGA
- a CDS encoding methylthioribulose 1-phosphate dehydratase, which translates to MFDVIRFAEAAQSIIDAGRFLYGRGWSPATSSNYSARLDEHHIAITVSGKHKGELAAGDIMVVDLDGQPVQSQARSSAETKLHTVLYQLFPEVGVVLHTHSVKATVLSRLCAADEPLVLEGYELQKAFAGIDTHESTLTVPVFANTQDIDALAERTAAWFRDNPEQPGYLIRGHGLYTWGRTMADCLRHVEAFEFLFECELETIRVRP; encoded by the coding sequence GTGTTTGATGTAATCCGTTTTGCTGAGGCTGCCCAGTCGATCATTGACGCTGGCAGATTCCTGTATGGCCGGGGCTGGTCGCCGGCCACCAGCAGCAACTATTCCGCGCGTCTGGATGAGCATCACATTGCCATTACCGTGTCTGGAAAGCACAAGGGTGAACTGGCGGCCGGTGATATCATGGTGGTTGATCTGGACGGACAGCCGGTTCAGAGCCAGGCGCGTTCATCGGCGGAGACAAAGCTTCATACGGTGCTTTACCAGCTGTTTCCCGAAGTGGGTGTGGTGCTCCATACCCATTCGGTGAAAGCGACGGTGCTGAGTCGGCTCTGTGCAGCGGATGAACCGCTGGTTCTTGAGGGGTACGAACTGCAGAAGGCTTTCGCTGGCATCGACACTCACGAATCCACTTTGACCGTGCCCGTTTTTGCCAATACCCAGGACATAGACGCGCTGGCGGAGCGGACTGCAGCCTGGTTCCGGGACAACCCCGAACAGCCGGGTTACCTGATTCGCGGCCACGGGCTCTACACCTGGGGCCGTACCATGGCAGACTGTTTACGCCATGTTGAGGCGTTTGAGTTTCTCTTTGAATGTGAACTGGAAACCATAAGGGTTCGACCATGA
- a CDS encoding xanthine dehydrogenase family protein molybdopterin-binding subunit: MTMNRRDFLKVSAAGSGGLLISLSLPGCSSLPSNGGDGEKAWQPDAWLELTRDDRIYFTLARVEMGQGTYTGLTTLIAEELDVAPDAIQPRFAPVASDYQNPLYKLQLTGGSTSVATSWEPLRVAGASARTMLVSAAAKVWKIDPRDCTTTDGRVFHPNGSDSLSYGELVALAAHEDAPSEPKLKPRNEWKYIGKSVGRLDAELKSTGKPIYGIDVELDDMVYAVVTRLPRFGGRVRSYDDTQARSLPGVLDVFQIERGVAVVADKYWRARKAQDALSIEWDDTEALAVSTDEVFAGYHQAADDDPGESERSEGDYEKAAEGSDRLLTASYEQPYLAHATLEPMNATAHYRDGSIDVWAPTQAPDVGRIAAARATDLSPDDITIHTTFLGGGFGRRLTNDYIEEVAAVAMRIGRPVKLIWSREEDTRHDFYRPAMLHRMKASLRDNQVTGWHHQVVGPQILDWYVRNAAPAQFPWAPKFMYDTLGRVGLMAEGIATPKDFSAIEGAIEYPYAVPNLDVRHTHTDPGVPVSWWRSVGFSHNGFAVETFMDELAHTLGQDPYQFRRSLIGEEPRHLAVLDRVVAMADWDQPVPEGRGRGIALFRSFGTFVAQVVEAGIENGEIRVYRVHCAVDCGQVVNPDIVRDQIEGGIVFGITAALFGEIEFKQGAVQQSNFHDYPLLRNYQMPEIAVDIIESDESPTGVGEPGVPPVLPALGNALFALTGKRQRKLPLSAES; encoded by the coding sequence ATGACCATGAACAGACGCGATTTCCTCAAAGTCTCCGCCGCCGGTTCCGGCGGGTTGCTGATTTCCCTGTCGTTACCCGGCTGTTCCAGCCTGCCGTCGAATGGCGGCGATGGGGAAAAGGCCTGGCAGCCCGACGCCTGGCTTGAGCTGACCCGGGACGACCGAATCTATTTCACCCTGGCCCGGGTGGAGATGGGGCAGGGGACCTACACCGGCCTTACCACACTCATTGCCGAAGAGCTGGACGTGGCGCCGGACGCCATTCAGCCCCGGTTTGCGCCGGTAGCAAGCGACTACCAGAACCCGTTGTACAAGCTGCAGCTGACTGGCGGCAGCACCAGTGTTGCGACCAGCTGGGAGCCTTTGCGTGTGGCCGGAGCCTCGGCCCGGACGATGCTTGTCAGTGCAGCTGCAAAGGTCTGGAAAATTGACCCTCGGGACTGCACGACGACTGATGGCCGGGTTTTTCATCCAAACGGTTCAGACAGTTTGAGTTACGGCGAGCTTGTGGCGCTGGCGGCCCATGAAGATGCTCCGTCAGAGCCGAAACTCAAACCGCGCAACGAGTGGAAGTATATTGGCAAGAGCGTCGGCCGTCTGGATGCGGAACTGAAATCAACTGGCAAGCCGATCTATGGCATAGATGTTGAGCTTGATGACATGGTCTACGCCGTTGTGACGCGCCTTCCGCGTTTTGGCGGCCGCGTTCGGTCTTATGATGACACTCAGGCAAGGTCCCTGCCGGGCGTGCTGGATGTGTTCCAGATTGAACGCGGTGTAGCCGTGGTGGCCGATAAATACTGGCGTGCGCGCAAAGCACAGGATGCACTGAGCATCGAATGGGATGACACCGAGGCGCTTGCCGTCTCAACCGATGAAGTGTTCGCCGGTTACCACCAGGCAGCGGACGATGACCCGGGTGAGAGCGAACGCAGTGAGGGCGACTATGAGAAAGCCGCCGAGGGCTCGGACCGGCTCCTGACCGCAAGCTATGAGCAGCCGTACCTGGCGCACGCAACGCTGGAGCCGATGAACGCAACGGCCCATTACCGCGACGGCTCAATTGACGTCTGGGCGCCGACCCAGGCGCCGGACGTCGGGCGGATCGCGGCGGCCAGAGCCACTGATCTTTCTCCCGACGACATTACCATCCATACCACGTTTCTCGGTGGTGGTTTCGGACGACGTCTGACCAACGACTATATCGAGGAAGTGGCAGCTGTTGCCATGCGTATCGGCAGGCCGGTCAAGCTGATCTGGAGCCGGGAAGAAGATACCCGACACGATTTCTATCGGCCGGCAATGCTACACAGAATGAAAGCCAGCCTCCGGGATAATCAGGTCACCGGCTGGCATCACCAGGTGGTTGGACCCCAGATCCTCGACTGGTATGTGCGCAATGCCGCTCCCGCGCAGTTCCCGTGGGCGCCCAAGTTCATGTACGACACCCTCGGACGGGTCGGCCTGATGGCGGAGGGCATTGCGACTCCGAAAGATTTCTCTGCAATCGAGGGGGCTATTGAATACCCCTATGCAGTGCCCAACCTGGATGTACGACACACCCATACCGACCCGGGCGTTCCCGTGTCCTGGTGGCGGTCGGTGGGCTTTTCCCATAACGGGTTTGCGGTGGAAACCTTTATGGACGAGCTGGCCCACACTCTGGGTCAGGACCCTTATCAGTTCCGGCGTTCGTTGATCGGCGAGGAACCAAGACATCTGGCGGTTCTGGATCGCGTGGTGGCAATGGCCGACTGGGACCAGCCTGTGCCGGAGGGCCGTGGCAGGGGTATAGCGCTTTTCAGAAGCTTCGGCACTTTTGTGGCCCAGGTCGTGGAAGCGGGTATCGAGAACGGCGAGATCCGGGTGTACCGGGTACACTGCGCCGTGGATTGCGGTCAGGTCGTTAACCCGGACATTGTTCGTGATCAGATTGAGGGCGGCATCGTATTTGGTATCACGGCGGCACTGTTCGGGGAAATTGAGTTCAAGCAGGGCGCCGTACAGCAAAGTAATTTCCATGATTACCCGCTGCTGCGCAATTACCAGATGCCCGAGATAGCAGTGGATATCATTGAGAGCGATGAATCACCCACCGGTGTGGGCGAGCCCGGGGTTCCTCCGGTTCTTCCGGCACTGGGCAATGCCCTGTTTGCACTGACTGGCAAGCGCCAGCGTAAGTTACCCCTGAGTGCCGAATCCTGA
- a CDS encoding (2Fe-2S)-binding protein, which yields MAVSLTVNGQQRSLDIESDTPLLWVLRDELKLKGTKFGCGAGLCGACTVHLNGQPVRSCSTPVSMAEGQKVVTIEGLAPEGRLNELQAAWVEHGVPQCGYCQSGQIMSAAHLLMVNSQPSRDDIVASLSGNLCRCGTYSRIIAAVESVVEGRQARDDKQERA from the coding sequence ATGGCGGTCAGTCTGACTGTAAATGGCCAGCAGCGGTCGCTGGATATCGAATCCGATACGCCCTTGTTATGGGTGCTCAGGGATGAACTGAAATTGAAAGGAACCAAGTTCGGTTGCGGAGCCGGTCTTTGTGGTGCCTGCACCGTTCACCTGAACGGGCAGCCCGTGCGATCCTGTTCGACGCCGGTCTCCATGGCGGAAGGCCAGAAGGTAGTTACCATTGAAGGGCTGGCGCCGGAAGGTCGTCTGAATGAATTGCAGGCAGCCTGGGTAGAACACGGTGTGCCCCAGTGTGGTTACTGTCAGTCCGGTCAGATCATGAGTGCCGCCCACCTGTTGATGGTGAATAGCCAGCCGAGCCGGGATGACATTGTCGCTTCCCTGAGCGGCAATTTGTGCCGTTGCGGAACCTATTCGCGGATTATCGCGGCGGTGGAATCCGTCGTGGAAGGTCGTCAGGCCCGTGATGACAAGCAGGAGCGCGCCTGA
- the smrA gene encoding DNA endonuclease SmrA, translating to MTTRDERLKFLEEMKDVRRIRKPNKADVKTPTELTPGHLERQRSAVDQPLLDRNPLTSDIVEPLGAHDVLSWQRPGVQHGVFKKLRLGQYPIEARLDLHRMTVEQARREVFGFVKDCVHYGLRTVIILHGKGERNPDGIAQLKSCLAKWLPELDDVLAFHSAQKHHGGTGAAYVMVRKGDRDKQRNREIHNRR from the coding sequence ATGACCACCAGAGACGAACGGCTGAAATTTCTTGAGGAAATGAAGGATGTGCGTCGCATCCGCAAGCCAAACAAAGCAGACGTTAAAACGCCGACTGAGCTCACTCCGGGGCATCTGGAACGTCAGCGGTCGGCCGTTGACCAGCCGCTTCTGGACCGGAATCCGCTGACGTCCGATATTGTAGAACCCCTTGGTGCTCATGATGTGCTGAGTTGGCAGCGACCGGGGGTACAGCATGGTGTGTTCAAAAAGCTCAGGCTTGGCCAGTATCCCATTGAAGCGCGCCTGGATTTACACCGCATGACCGTCGAGCAGGCCCGCCGGGAAGTGTTCGGATTCGTCAAGGATTGCGTTCATTATGGTCTTCGCACCGTCATCATCCTGCACGGCAAGGGTGAGCGGAACCCGGACGGCATCGCCCAGCTGAAAAGCTGTCTGGCAAAATGGCTGCCGGAGCTTGACGATGTGCTGGCGTTCCACTCGGCCCAGAAGCACCACGGCGGCACCGGCGCGGCTTATGTGATGGTGCGCAAGGGTGATCGTGACAAGCAGCGAAACCGGGAGATCCATAATCGTCGATAA
- a CDS encoding putative nucleotidyltransferase substrate binding domain-containing protein has product MAFLREHSPFSNMDDSHLAHFAEHASLRFYADGDVVLAPEDGPVTRFYVVKQGRIVGERLRGSNGETEITFEISIGECFPLAALIGERPTHTLHRASGDTFCLSIENDAFIVLLSESDPFRDFCIRGVSSLLEQVNQNIQSKAMVSIGSGSSLDTPLERYALRNPIVCSPDLPVRKAVARMHDNSVGSIVITDDTRVPKGIFTLRDLRTLVADERAPLDTPIGQVMTPDPCCLTGQADAFEAAMKMAEHHFSHVCVVDDEGRLIGMVSERDLFSLQRVDLVNLARTIGTANQLRTLVDLRADVSRLVDAMLAHGADSGQVVKIITTLNDVTVRRVLELNLMKHDPGIPFTWLTFGSEGRQEQTLLTDQDNGILFVTPEGMTEDQAREKLLPFADRVNKELAECGFTLCKGNIMASNPKLCLSGDEWDEWFLRFIDASTPQNLVYSSIFLDMRAVFGDREPLERLLDKVLTRIQKNALFQKMLAGNAISRRPPLTMFRGFRYAPDGDRRSLDLKRQGLAPFVEAARVFALANGVRDANTLERMNQLAKVEVFDPKDAQAWKEAYSLIQAIRMRAHQEQLNRNEALSNYINPDDLNPLDRRILRESFRQAQRLQQKLEVTYQL; this is encoded by the coding sequence ATGGCGTTTCTGCGCGAGCATTCGCCTTTCAGCAATATGGATGACTCGCACCTGGCGCATTTCGCCGAACATGCGTCACTGCGCTTCTACGCTGACGGGGACGTTGTGCTTGCTCCCGAAGACGGGCCGGTTACGCGATTCTACGTGGTCAAACAGGGCCGAATTGTCGGAGAGCGTTTGCGGGGCAGCAATGGCGAGACAGAAATCACCTTTGAAATCAGTATCGGGGAATGTTTCCCACTGGCTGCCCTGATTGGCGAGCGCCCAACTCATACCCTGCACCGGGCTTCCGGCGACACTTTCTGCCTCAGCATCGAAAACGACGCCTTTATTGTGCTGTTATCCGAAAGCGACCCCTTCCGTGACTTCTGCATTCGAGGTGTCAGCAGCCTGCTTGAGCAGGTTAACCAGAATATCCAGTCGAAGGCGATGGTTTCCATTGGCAGCGGCAGCTCTCTCGATACGCCCCTGGAACGTTATGCCCTCCGGAACCCGATTGTGTGCTCACCGGACCTTCCCGTCCGCAAGGCCGTGGCCCGTATGCACGACAACAGCGTGGGCAGTATTGTGATTACAGACGATACCCGGGTCCCTAAAGGCATTTTCACCCTGAGGGACCTGCGCACGCTGGTCGCAGACGAACGGGCACCCCTGGACACCCCAATTGGTCAGGTAATGACGCCGGATCCCTGCTGCCTCACTGGTCAGGCGGATGCGTTCGAGGCCGCCATGAAGATGGCGGAACACCACTTCTCTCACGTCTGCGTGGTTGACGACGAGGGCCGTTTGATTGGCATGGTTTCTGAAAGGGACCTGTTTTCGCTTCAGCGTGTTGACCTGGTCAATCTCGCACGGACTATCGGCACGGCCAACCAGCTGCGGACGCTGGTGGACCTGCGGGCCGATGTATCACGGCTGGTGGATGCCATGCTCGCCCATGGCGCGGATTCCGGCCAGGTGGTCAAGATCATCACCACCCTGAACGATGTCACCGTACGCCGGGTGCTTGAACTCAATCTGATGAAACACGATCCGGGCATACCCTTTACCTGGCTCACTTTCGGCAGCGAAGGTCGCCAGGAACAGACCCTGCTGACGGATCAGGACAACGGCATACTGTTTGTCACGCCAGAGGGCATGACCGAAGATCAGGCGCGGGAAAAGCTTCTGCCCTTTGCAGACAGGGTCAATAAAGAGCTGGCCGAGTGCGGATTTACGCTCTGCAAGGGTAACATCATGGCCAGCAATCCGAAGCTCTGCCTCAGCGGCGATGAGTGGGATGAATGGTTCCTGAGATTTATCGATGCCTCGACGCCACAGAATCTCGTCTATTCCTCCATCTTCCTGGACATGCGCGCGGTTTTTGGTGATCGCGAACCGCTGGAAAGGCTGCTGGACAAGGTACTGACAAGAATCCAGAAAAACGCTCTGTTCCAGAAGATGCTGGCGGGTAACGCCATAAGCCGCCGCCCGCCGCTGACCATGTTTCGGGGTTTCCGGTACGCCCCGGACGGCGATCGCCGCTCGCTCGACCTCAAGCGCCAGGGACTGGCCCCGTTTGTAGAGGCCGCCCGGGTGTTTGCCCTGGCCAATGGCGTCCGTGATGCCAACACGCTTGAGCGCATGAACCAGCTGGCCAAAGTCGAGGTCTTCGATCCGAAGGATGCCCAGGCCTGGAAAGAGGCTTACAGCCTGATTCAGGCAATCCGGATGCGGGCCCATCAAGAGCAGCTGAACCGGAATGAGGCGCTGTCCAATTACATCAACCCGGATGATCTCAACCCGCTGGACCGTCGCATTCTGCGAGAATCCTTCCGGCAGGCCCAGAGGCTTCAGCAGAAACTCGAAGTCACGTACCAGCTTTGA